A genomic segment from Leopardus geoffroyi isolate Oge1 chromosome A2, O.geoffroyi_Oge1_pat1.0, whole genome shotgun sequence encodes:
- the DAZAP1 gene encoding DAZ-associated protein 1 isoform X5: MNNSGADEIGKLFVGGLDWSTTQETLRSYFSQYGEVVDCVIMKDKTTNQSRGFGFVKFKDPNCVGTVLASRPHTLDGRNIDPKPCTPRGMQPERTRPKEGWKGPRSDNSKSNKIFVGGIPHNCGETELREYFKKFGVVTEVVMIYDAEKQRPRGFGFITFEDEQSVDQAVNMHFHDIMGKKVEVKRAEPRDSKSQAPGQPGASQWGSRVVPSAANGWAGQPPPTWQQGYGPQGMWVPAGQAIGGYGPPPAGRGAPPPPPPFTSYIVSTPPGGFPPPQGFPQGYGAPPQFSFGYGPPPPPPDQFAPPGVPPPPATPGAAPLAFPPPPSQAAPDMSKPPTAQPDFPYSQYGYGQDLAGFGQGFSDPSQQPPSYGGPSVPGSGGPPAGGSGFGRGQNHNVQGFHPYRR; the protein is encoded by the exons ATGAACAACTCGGGCGCTGACGAGATCGG GAAGCTCTTCGTGGGCGGTCTTGACTGGAGCACCACCCAAG AGACTCTACGCAGCTACTTTTCCCAATATGGAGAAGTTGTAGACTGCGTGATCATGAAAGATAAAACCACCAACCAGTCTCGAGGCTTTGGGTTTGTCAAGTTTAAAGACCCAAACTGTGTGGGGACGGTGCTGGCCAGCAGACCACACACGCTGGACGGCCGAAAC ATCGACCCAAAGCCATGCACACCTCGGGGGATGCAGCCGGAGAGGACACGGCCGAAGGAAGGATGG AAAGGACCCAGGAGCGACAACAGCAAATCAAATAAGATATTTGTCGGTGGGATCCCTCACAATTGCGGTGAGACAGAGCTCAGGGAATACTTCAAGAAATTCGGAGTG GTCACAGAAGTGGTCATGATCTACGACGCAGAGAAGCAGAGGCCTCGAG GTTTTGGATTTATTACTTTCGAGGACGAACAATCAGTGGACCAGGCTGTCAACATGCATTTTCACGACATCATGGGCAAAAAA GTGGAAGTTAAACGGGCCGAGCCACGCGACAGCAAAAGCCAAGCGCCGGgacagccaggtgccagccagtGGGGCAGCCGGGTCGTGCCCAGTGCTGCTAATGGCTGGGCAGGCCAGCCCCCACCCACGTGGCAGCAAGGATACGGCCCACAAG GAATGTGGGTACCAGCCGGACAGGCAATCG GTGGCTATGGACCACCCCCTGCGGGAAGAGGagcccccccaccgccgccaccGTTCACCTCGTACATTGTGTCCACCCCTCCCGGAGGCTTCCCCCCTCCTCAGGGCTTCCCACAGGGCTACGGTGCCCCTCCACAGTTCA GCTTTGGCTACGGGCCCCCGCCTCCACCGCCGGATCAGTTTGCCCCACCTGGGGTCCCTCCTCCACCTGCTACTCCAGGGGCAGCACCTCTGGCCTTCCCACCGCCTCCGTCTCAGGCCGCCCCCGACATGAGCAAGCCCCCGACGGCCCAGCCAGACTTCCCCTACAGCCAGTACG GTTACGGACAGGACTTGGCCGGCTTCGGACAGGGCTTCTCAGATCCCAGCCAGCAGCCCCCCTCGTATGGGGGCCCCTCAGTGCCGGGCTCGGGGGGCCCCCCCGCCGGCGGAAGTGGCTTTGGACGAGGTCAGAACCACAACGTGCAAGGATTCCACCCGTACCGACGCTAG
- the DAZAP1 gene encoding DAZ-associated protein 1 isoform X4 has protein sequence MNNSGADEIGKLFVGGLDWSTTQETLRSYFSQYGEVVDCVIMKDKTTNQSRGFGFVKFKDPNCVGTVLASRPHTLDGRNIDPKPCTPRGMQPERTRPKEGWQKGPRSDNSKSNKIFVGGIPHNCGETELREYFKKFGVVTEVVMIYDAEKQRPRGFGFITFEDEQSVDQAVNMHFHDIMGKKVEVKRAEPRDSKSQAPGQPGASQWGSRVVPSAANGWAGQPPPTWQQGYGPQGMWVPAGQAIGGYGPPPAGRGAPPPPPPFTSYIVSTPPGGFPPPQGFPQGYGAPPQFSFGYGPPPPPPDQFAPPGVPPPPATPGAAPLAFPPPPSQAAPDMSKPPTAQPDFPYSQYGYGQDLAGFGQGFSDPSQQPPSYGGPSVPGSGGPPAGGSGFGRGQNHNVQGFHPYRR, from the exons ATGAACAACTCGGGCGCTGACGAGATCGG GAAGCTCTTCGTGGGCGGTCTTGACTGGAGCACCACCCAAG AGACTCTACGCAGCTACTTTTCCCAATATGGAGAAGTTGTAGACTGCGTGATCATGAAAGATAAAACCACCAACCAGTCTCGAGGCTTTGGGTTTGTCAAGTTTAAAGACCCAAACTGTGTGGGGACGGTGCTGGCCAGCAGACCACACACGCTGGACGGCCGAAAC ATCGACCCAAAGCCATGCACACCTCGGGGGATGCAGCCGGAGAGGACACGGCCGAAGGAAGGATGG CAGAAAGGACCCAGGAGCGACAACAGCAAATCAAATAAGATATTTGTCGGTGGGATCCCTCACAATTGCGGTGAGACAGAGCTCAGGGAATACTTCAAGAAATTCGGAGTG GTCACAGAAGTGGTCATGATCTACGACGCAGAGAAGCAGAGGCCTCGAG GTTTTGGATTTATTACTTTCGAGGACGAACAATCAGTGGACCAGGCTGTCAACATGCATTTTCACGACATCATGGGCAAAAAA GTGGAAGTTAAACGGGCCGAGCCACGCGACAGCAAAAGCCAAGCGCCGGgacagccaggtgccagccagtGGGGCAGCCGGGTCGTGCCCAGTGCTGCTAATGGCTGGGCAGGCCAGCCCCCACCCACGTGGCAGCAAGGATACGGCCCACAAG GAATGTGGGTACCAGCCGGACAGGCAATCG GTGGCTATGGACCACCCCCTGCGGGAAGAGGagcccccccaccgccgccaccGTTCACCTCGTACATTGTGTCCACCCCTCCCGGAGGCTTCCCCCCTCCTCAGGGCTTCCCACAGGGCTACGGTGCCCCTCCACAGTTCA GCTTTGGCTACGGGCCCCCGCCTCCACCGCCGGATCAGTTTGCCCCACCTGGGGTCCCTCCTCCACCTGCTACTCCAGGGGCAGCACCTCTGGCCTTCCCACCGCCTCCGTCTCAGGCCGCCCCCGACATGAGCAAGCCCCCGACGGCCCAGCCAGACTTCCCCTACAGCCAGTACG GTTACGGACAGGACTTGGCCGGCTTCGGACAGGGCTTCTCAGATCCCAGCCAGCAGCCCCCCTCGTATGGGGGCCCCTCAGTGCCGGGCTCGGGGGGCCCCCCCGCCGGCGGAAGTGGCTTTGGACGAGGTCAGAACCACAACGTGCAAGGATTCCACCCGTACCGACGCTAG
- the DAZAP1 gene encoding DAZ-associated protein 1 isoform X6: MNNSGADEIGKLFVGGLDWSTTQETLRSYFSQYGEVVDCVIMKDKTTNQSRGFGFVKFKDPNCVGTVLASRPHTLDGRNIDPKPCTPRGMQPERTRPKEGWQKGPRSDNSKSNKIFVGGIPHNCGETELREYFKKFGVVTEVVMIYDAEKQRPRGFGFITFEDEQSVDQAVNMHFHDIMGKKVEVKRAEPRDSKSQAPGQPGASQWGSRVVPSAANGWAGQPPPTWQQGYGPQGMWVPAGQAIGGYGPPPAGRGAPPPPPPFTSYIVSTPPGGFPPPQGFPQGYGAPPQFSFGYGPPPPPPDQFAPPGVPPPPATPGAAPLAFPPPPSQAAPDMSKPPTAQPDFPYSQYGLATYSQDPSGFGPILCLHSYGQAEQ, from the exons ATGAACAACTCGGGCGCTGACGAGATCGG GAAGCTCTTCGTGGGCGGTCTTGACTGGAGCACCACCCAAG AGACTCTACGCAGCTACTTTTCCCAATATGGAGAAGTTGTAGACTGCGTGATCATGAAAGATAAAACCACCAACCAGTCTCGAGGCTTTGGGTTTGTCAAGTTTAAAGACCCAAACTGTGTGGGGACGGTGCTGGCCAGCAGACCACACACGCTGGACGGCCGAAAC ATCGACCCAAAGCCATGCACACCTCGGGGGATGCAGCCGGAGAGGACACGGCCGAAGGAAGGATGG CAGAAAGGACCCAGGAGCGACAACAGCAAATCAAATAAGATATTTGTCGGTGGGATCCCTCACAATTGCGGTGAGACAGAGCTCAGGGAATACTTCAAGAAATTCGGAGTG GTCACAGAAGTGGTCATGATCTACGACGCAGAGAAGCAGAGGCCTCGAG GTTTTGGATTTATTACTTTCGAGGACGAACAATCAGTGGACCAGGCTGTCAACATGCATTTTCACGACATCATGGGCAAAAAA GTGGAAGTTAAACGGGCCGAGCCACGCGACAGCAAAAGCCAAGCGCCGGgacagccaggtgccagccagtGGGGCAGCCGGGTCGTGCCCAGTGCTGCTAATGGCTGGGCAGGCCAGCCCCCACCCACGTGGCAGCAAGGATACGGCCCACAAG GAATGTGGGTACCAGCCGGACAGGCAATCG GTGGCTATGGACCACCCCCTGCGGGAAGAGGagcccccccaccgccgccaccGTTCACCTCGTACATTGTGTCCACCCCTCCCGGAGGCTTCCCCCCTCCTCAGGGCTTCCCACAGGGCTACGGTGCCCCTCCACAGTTCA GCTTTGGCTACGGGCCCCCGCCTCCACCGCCGGATCAGTTTGCCCCACCTGGGGTCCCTCCTCCACCTGCTACTCCAGGGGCAGCACCTCTGGCCTTCCCACCGCCTCCGTCTCAGGCCGCCCCCGACATGAGCAAGCCCCCGACGGCCCAGCCAGACTTCCCCTACAGCCAGTACG GCCTGGCTACCTATTCTCAAGACCCGTCAGGCTTCGGGCCCATACTTTGTTTACACTCTTATGGTCAGGCTGAGCAGTGA
- the DAZAP1 gene encoding DAZ-associated protein 1 isoform X2, translating to MKDKTTNQSRGFGFVKFKDPNCVGTVLASRPHTLDGRNIDPKPCTPRGMQPERTRPKEGWKGPRSDNSKSNKIFVGGIPHNCGETELREYFKKFGVVTEVVMIYDAEKQRPRGFGFITFEDEQSVDQAVNMHFHDIMGKKVEVKRAEPRDSKSQAPGQPGASQWGSRVVPSAANGWAGQPPPTWQQGYGPQGMWVPAGQAIGGYGPPPAGRGAPPPPPPFTSYIVSTPPGGFPPPQGFPQGYGAPPQFSFGYGPPPPPPDQFAPPGVPPPPATPGAAPLAFPPPPSQAAPDMSKPPTAQPDFPYSQYGYGQDLAGFGQGFSDPSQQPPSYGGPSVPGSGGPPAGGSGFGRGQNHNVQGFHPYRR from the exons ATGAAAGATAAAACCACCAACCAGTCTCGAGGCTTTGGGTTTGTCAAGTTTAAAGACCCAAACTGTGTGGGGACGGTGCTGGCCAGCAGACCACACACGCTGGACGGCCGAAAC ATCGACCCAAAGCCATGCACACCTCGGGGGATGCAGCCGGAGAGGACACGGCCGAAGGAAGGATGG AAAGGACCCAGGAGCGACAACAGCAAATCAAATAAGATATTTGTCGGTGGGATCCCTCACAATTGCGGTGAGACAGAGCTCAGGGAATACTTCAAGAAATTCGGAGTG GTCACAGAAGTGGTCATGATCTACGACGCAGAGAAGCAGAGGCCTCGAG GTTTTGGATTTATTACTTTCGAGGACGAACAATCAGTGGACCAGGCTGTCAACATGCATTTTCACGACATCATGGGCAAAAAA GTGGAAGTTAAACGGGCCGAGCCACGCGACAGCAAAAGCCAAGCGCCGGgacagccaggtgccagccagtGGGGCAGCCGGGTCGTGCCCAGTGCTGCTAATGGCTGGGCAGGCCAGCCCCCACCCACGTGGCAGCAAGGATACGGCCCACAAG GAATGTGGGTACCAGCCGGACAGGCAATCG GTGGCTATGGACCACCCCCTGCGGGAAGAGGagcccccccaccgccgccaccGTTCACCTCGTACATTGTGTCCACCCCTCCCGGAGGCTTCCCCCCTCCTCAGGGCTTCCCACAGGGCTACGGTGCCCCTCCACAGTTCA GCTTTGGCTACGGGCCCCCGCCTCCACCGCCGGATCAGTTTGCCCCACCTGGGGTCCCTCCTCCACCTGCTACTCCAGGGGCAGCACCTCTGGCCTTCCCACCGCCTCCGTCTCAGGCCGCCCCCGACATGAGCAAGCCCCCGACGGCCCAGCCAGACTTCCCCTACAGCCAGTACG GTTACGGACAGGACTTGGCCGGCTTCGGACAGGGCTTCTCAGATCCCAGCCAGCAGCCCCCCTCGTATGGGGGCCCCTCAGTGCCGGGCTCGGGGGGCCCCCCCGCCGGCGGAAGTGGCTTTGGACGAGGTCAGAACCACAACGTGCAAGGATTCCACCCGTACCGACGCTAG
- the DAZAP1 gene encoding DAZ-associated protein 1 isoform X1: MKDKTTNQSRGFGFVKFKDPNCVGTVLASRPHTLDGRNIDPKPCTPRGMQPERTRPKEGWQKGPRSDNSKSNKIFVGGIPHNCGETELREYFKKFGVVTEVVMIYDAEKQRPRGFGFITFEDEQSVDQAVNMHFHDIMGKKVEVKRAEPRDSKSQAPGQPGASQWGSRVVPSAANGWAGQPPPTWQQGYGPQGMWVPAGQAIGGYGPPPAGRGAPPPPPPFTSYIVSTPPGGFPPPQGFPQGYGAPPQFSFGYGPPPPPPDQFAPPGVPPPPATPGAAPLAFPPPPSQAAPDMSKPPTAQPDFPYSQYGYGQDLAGFGQGFSDPSQQPPSYGGPSVPGSGGPPAGGSGFGRGQNHNVQGFHPYRR, encoded by the exons ATGAAAGATAAAACCACCAACCAGTCTCGAGGCTTTGGGTTTGTCAAGTTTAAAGACCCAAACTGTGTGGGGACGGTGCTGGCCAGCAGACCACACACGCTGGACGGCCGAAAC ATCGACCCAAAGCCATGCACACCTCGGGGGATGCAGCCGGAGAGGACACGGCCGAAGGAAGGATGG CAGAAAGGACCCAGGAGCGACAACAGCAAATCAAATAAGATATTTGTCGGTGGGATCCCTCACAATTGCGGTGAGACAGAGCTCAGGGAATACTTCAAGAAATTCGGAGTG GTCACAGAAGTGGTCATGATCTACGACGCAGAGAAGCAGAGGCCTCGAG GTTTTGGATTTATTACTTTCGAGGACGAACAATCAGTGGACCAGGCTGTCAACATGCATTTTCACGACATCATGGGCAAAAAA GTGGAAGTTAAACGGGCCGAGCCACGCGACAGCAAAAGCCAAGCGCCGGgacagccaggtgccagccagtGGGGCAGCCGGGTCGTGCCCAGTGCTGCTAATGGCTGGGCAGGCCAGCCCCCACCCACGTGGCAGCAAGGATACGGCCCACAAG GAATGTGGGTACCAGCCGGACAGGCAATCG GTGGCTATGGACCACCCCCTGCGGGAAGAGGagcccccccaccgccgccaccGTTCACCTCGTACATTGTGTCCACCCCTCCCGGAGGCTTCCCCCCTCCTCAGGGCTTCCCACAGGGCTACGGTGCCCCTCCACAGTTCA GCTTTGGCTACGGGCCCCCGCCTCCACCGCCGGATCAGTTTGCCCCACCTGGGGTCCCTCCTCCACCTGCTACTCCAGGGGCAGCACCTCTGGCCTTCCCACCGCCTCCGTCTCAGGCCGCCCCCGACATGAGCAAGCCCCCGACGGCCCAGCCAGACTTCCCCTACAGCCAGTACG GTTACGGACAGGACTTGGCCGGCTTCGGACAGGGCTTCTCAGATCCCAGCCAGCAGCCCCCCTCGTATGGGGGCCCCTCAGTGCCGGGCTCGGGGGGCCCCCCCGCCGGCGGAAGTGGCTTTGGACGAGGTCAGAACCACAACGTGCAAGGATTCCACCCGTACCGACGCTAG
- the DAZAP1 gene encoding DAZ-associated protein 1 isoform X3 — protein sequence MKDKTTNQSRGFGFVKFKDPNCVGTVLASRPHTLDGRNIDPKPCTPRGMQPERTRPKEGWQKGPRSDNSKSNKIFVGGIPHNCGETELREYFKKFGVVTEVVMIYDAEKQRPRGFGFITFEDEQSVDQAVNMHFHDIMGKKVEVKRAEPRDSKSQAPGQPGASQWGSRVVPSAANGWAGQPPPTWQQGYGPQGMWVPAGQAIGGYGPPPAGRGAPPPPPPFTSYIVSTPPGGFPPPQGFPQGYGAPPQFSFGYGPPPPPPDQFAPPGVPPPPATPGAAPLAFPPPPSQAAPDMSKPPTAQPDFPYSQYGLATYSQDPSGFGPILCLHSYGQAEQ from the exons ATGAAAGATAAAACCACCAACCAGTCTCGAGGCTTTGGGTTTGTCAAGTTTAAAGACCCAAACTGTGTGGGGACGGTGCTGGCCAGCAGACCACACACGCTGGACGGCCGAAAC ATCGACCCAAAGCCATGCACACCTCGGGGGATGCAGCCGGAGAGGACACGGCCGAAGGAAGGATGG CAGAAAGGACCCAGGAGCGACAACAGCAAATCAAATAAGATATTTGTCGGTGGGATCCCTCACAATTGCGGTGAGACAGAGCTCAGGGAATACTTCAAGAAATTCGGAGTG GTCACAGAAGTGGTCATGATCTACGACGCAGAGAAGCAGAGGCCTCGAG GTTTTGGATTTATTACTTTCGAGGACGAACAATCAGTGGACCAGGCTGTCAACATGCATTTTCACGACATCATGGGCAAAAAA GTGGAAGTTAAACGGGCCGAGCCACGCGACAGCAAAAGCCAAGCGCCGGgacagccaggtgccagccagtGGGGCAGCCGGGTCGTGCCCAGTGCTGCTAATGGCTGGGCAGGCCAGCCCCCACCCACGTGGCAGCAAGGATACGGCCCACAAG GAATGTGGGTACCAGCCGGACAGGCAATCG GTGGCTATGGACCACCCCCTGCGGGAAGAGGagcccccccaccgccgccaccGTTCACCTCGTACATTGTGTCCACCCCTCCCGGAGGCTTCCCCCCTCCTCAGGGCTTCCCACAGGGCTACGGTGCCCCTCCACAGTTCA GCTTTGGCTACGGGCCCCCGCCTCCACCGCCGGATCAGTTTGCCCCACCTGGGGTCCCTCCTCCACCTGCTACTCCAGGGGCAGCACCTCTGGCCTTCCCACCGCCTCCGTCTCAGGCCGCCCCCGACATGAGCAAGCCCCCGACGGCCCAGCCAGACTTCCCCTACAGCCAGTACG GCCTGGCTACCTATTCTCAAGACCCGTCAGGCTTCGGGCCCATACTTTGTTTACACTCTTATGGTCAGGCTGAGCAGTGA
- the RPS15 gene encoding 40S ribosomal protein S15 codes for MGDLVIIAQARRGGLFRRADKMAEVEQKKKRTFRKFTYRGVDLDQLLDMSYEQLMQLYSARQRRRLNRGLRRKQHSLLKRLRKAKKEAPPMEKPEVVKTHLRDMIILPEMVGSMVGVYNGKTFNQVEIKPEMIGHYLGEFSITYKPVKHGRPGIGATHSSRFIPLK; via the exons ATGGGCGACCTCGTGATAATCGCGCAGGCGCGGAGGGGCGGTCTTTTCCGAAGAGCTGACAAGATG GCGGAAGTGGAACAGAAGAAGAAGCGTACTTTCCGCAAGTTCACCTACCGCGGCGTGGACCTGGACCAGCTGCTGGACATGTCCTA CGAGCAGCTGATGCAGCTGTACAGCGCCCGGCAGCGGCGGAGGCTGAACCGGGGTCTGCGCCGGAAGCAGCACTCGCTGCTGAAGCGCCTGCGTAAGGCCAAGAAGGAGGCCCCCCCGATGGAGAAGCCCGAGGTGGTGAAGACGCACCTGCGGGACATGATCATCCTGCCCGAGATGGTGGGCAGCATGGTGGGCGTCTACAACGGCAAGACCTTCAACCAGGTGGAAATCAAG CCCGAGATGATTGGCCACTACCTGGGCGAGTTCTCCATCACCTACAAGCCGGTGAAGCACGGCAGGCCCGGCATAGGGGCCACCCACTCGTCCCGCTTCATCCCCCTCAAGTAG